Proteins co-encoded in one bacterium genomic window:
- the mutL gene encoding DNA mismatch repair endonuclease MutL, whose amino-acid sequence MTIRVLPQTLINQIAAGEVVVNMASVLKEMVENSIDAGATHIDIELANDLRDMTIADDGCGMDRDDAELSLQRHATSKIRTTEDLFAIQTRGFRGEALASIAAVSRLELQTRRHEDLSGTRVVVEGGAIERIEGAGCPAGTRIIVRDLFFNTPARRNFLKTPVGEFNAALRTLVRQALAAHEVGVRVVKDDKVHLDLPVGQSLADRFKALMGSQVEHGLLELAFDRPPARVRGYLARPLSSRSDRRSQYLFVNDRPFSSKQIAAAIEQACRGFIMIGRFPIFCVFIDVPPEEVDINVHPTKEEVRFRNERSIAGACYHAARLALEEHGHVPNMQLGDEQGPQPAEQESRPAQDPAFFTSPEALVARAFERKRAREVQSDWIGLAAQQEDFQPRAPEFAPALGPAERVSAEEPEADAEPTAPPPKHSAQSPIAAGPGERPEPNFWRQGYEPEPLGQIANTYIVVRFGPDLLLVDQHAAHERIRFIELQQRSAEISSQTLLVPETFDVPADRRAAMETLAPALQNLGFEVEEFGGSTWSITGVPSDLQKVDPKSLILDLLDEFESAPRINRVADLREKILIRAACHSAIRAGQRLTAMEMEELLRLMRQHQLSFTCPHGRPTVIRLAKDELDKQFKRIV is encoded by the coding sequence CCACGCACATCGATATCGAGTTGGCCAACGATTTGCGCGACATGACGATCGCGGACGATGGCTGTGGGATGGACCGCGACGACGCAGAGTTGTCTCTGCAGCGCCACGCCACGTCGAAGATCCGCACGACGGAGGATCTGTTCGCGATTCAGACGCGCGGGTTCCGTGGCGAGGCATTGGCGTCGATCGCGGCCGTATCGCGCCTGGAACTGCAAACGCGCCGACACGAGGATTTGTCCGGAACGCGAGTCGTTGTCGAAGGCGGCGCCATCGAGCGCATCGAAGGTGCCGGCTGCCCGGCCGGGACGCGGATCATCGTGCGGGACTTGTTCTTCAACACACCGGCGCGACGGAATTTCCTGAAGACCCCGGTCGGCGAATTCAACGCCGCGCTGCGAACGCTTGTCCGACAGGCATTGGCTGCGCACGAGGTTGGAGTCCGCGTTGTCAAAGACGACAAGGTCCATCTCGATCTGCCCGTGGGCCAGAGTCTCGCCGATCGGTTCAAGGCCTTGATGGGTTCGCAAGTCGAACACGGGCTGCTGGAGCTGGCATTCGACCGGCCGCCGGCTCGGGTTCGCGGGTACCTGGCGCGCCCGCTGAGCAGTCGCTCCGACCGTCGTTCTCAGTATCTGTTCGTCAACGATCGGCCATTTTCCAGCAAGCAAATCGCCGCGGCCATCGAGCAGGCCTGTCGCGGCTTTATCATGATCGGGCGCTTTCCGATCTTCTGCGTCTTCATCGACGTTCCTCCAGAGGAGGTGGACATCAACGTCCACCCGACGAAAGAAGAAGTGCGATTCCGCAACGAACGCTCGATCGCGGGCGCGTGCTATCATGCAGCGCGTCTGGCGCTCGAAGAACATGGCCACGTCCCAAACATGCAGTTGGGCGACGAGCAGGGACCGCAACCTGCCGAGCAGGAGTCGCGTCCGGCTCAAGATCCAGCCTTCTTCACGTCGCCGGAAGCTTTGGTCGCACGGGCGTTCGAGCGCAAACGCGCTCGCGAAGTGCAAAGCGATTGGATCGGCCTCGCCGCGCAGCAGGAGGACTTTCAGCCGCGTGCTCCGGAGTTCGCCCCCGCGCTGGGACCCGCCGAACGCGTCTCTGCCGAAGAGCCGGAAGCCGATGCGGAGCCCACTGCGCCCCCGCCAAAGCACTCCGCGCAATCGCCGATTGCTGCCGGCCCGGGCGAACGGCCCGAGCCAAACTTCTGGCGCCAGGGCTACGAACCCGAACCTCTCGGACAGATCGCGAACACGTACATCGTTGTGCGATTCGGACCGGACCTCTTGCTCGTCGACCAGCACGCGGCACACGAGCGCATTCGTTTCATCGAACTCCAGCAGCGATCGGCGGAGATTTCATCGCAGACGTTGCTTGTGCCGGAGACGTTCGACGTGCCTGCCGATCGCCGGGCGGCGATGGAGACGCTGGCGCCCGCGCTGCAGAACCTGGGATTTGAGGTCGAGGAGTTCGGCGGCTCGACCTGGAGCATCACCGGTGTCCCAAGCGATCTGCAGAAGGTCGATCCGAAGTCATTGATCCTGGACTTGTTGGATGAATTCGAAAGCGCACCGCGAATCAACCGCGTCGCCGACCTGCGAGAGAAGATTCTGATCCGCGCGGCATGTCACTCGGCTATTCGCGCCGGGCAAAGGTTGACCGCCATGGAAATGGAAGAGCTCCTTCGCCTGATGCGCCAGCACCAGCTCTCGTTCACCTGTCCCCACGGCCGCCCGACCGTGATTCGGCTGGCGAAGGATGAGTTGGATAAGCAGTTCAAGCGGATCGTGTGA
- a CDS encoding DUF1801 domain-containing protein, which yields MAELKTKENDGSVEEFLNSVENPKRREDAFAILAMMKEITGEEPRMWGGSIVGFGHYHYKYASGREGDWFLTGFSPRKQAFSIYIMAGFSRYEDLMEKLGKYKNGKGCLYVKKLEDVDAKVLRELIAESVKYLKKTYQG from the coding sequence ATGGCTGAGTTGAAGACCAAAGAGAATGACGGCAGTGTTGAGGAGTTCCTGAACTCCGTCGAGAACCCCAAGCGCCGCGAGGATGCCTTTGCGATCCTGGCGATGATGAAAGAAATCACCGGCGAAGAACCCCGCATGTGGGGCGGCAGTATCGTTGGGTTCGGGCACTATCACTACAAGTACGCCAGCGGCCGCGAAGGCGACTGGTTTTTGACCGGTTTCTCACCACGCAAGCAAGCCTTCAGCATCTACATCATGGCGGGGTTCTCTCGTTACGAGGACCTGATGGAGAAGTTGGGGAAGTACAAGAACGGCAAGGGCTGCCTGTATGTGAAGAAGTTGGAAGACGTGGATGCAAAGGTGCTGCGGGAGCTCATCGCAGAGTCGGTGAAGTATCTGAAGAAAACTTACCAGGGCTGA
- a CDS encoding DUF4287 domain-containing protein produces the protein MAKSPEEMAASMIAALKEKTGKTLPEWKKIVAKWEEKKHGQIVKRLKSEHGVTHGYANLIAHETLGSAASAQPSDDLIAGQYSGKKADLRPIYEKLIKEIRKFGKDVEIAPKKSYVSLRRSKQFGLIQPSTATRIDVGINLPGKAPTDRLEASGSFNAMVSHRVRIATEKDIDKELLGWIKEAYEGA, from the coding sequence ATGGCGAAATCCCCGGAAGAAATGGCTGCGTCGATGATTGCAGCGTTGAAGGAGAAAACCGGCAAGACTCTGCCTGAATGGAAGAAGATCGTCGCGAAGTGGGAGGAGAAGAAACACGGGCAGATCGTCAAACGGCTTAAATCCGAGCACGGCGTAACCCACGGATACGCGAATCTGATTGCCCACGAGACTCTCGGAAGCGCCGCCAGTGCGCAGCCGAGCGACGACCTGATTGCCGGCCAGTATAGCGGCAAGAAGGCCGATCTGCGCCCAATCTACGAGAAGCTCATCAAGGAAATCCGGAAGTTTGGCAAGGACGTGGAAATCGCCCCGAAGAAGTCCTACGTCAGTTTGCGCCGTTCAAAGCAGTTCGGGCTGATTCAGCCCTCCACGGCCACGAGAATCGACGTCGGGATCAATCTGCCAGGCAAGGCTCCGACCGACCGACTTGAAGCCTCCGGCAGTTTCAATGCGATGGTGAGCCACCGCGTTCGGATCGCGACCGAGAAAGACATCGATAAGGAACTGCTTGGGTGGATCAAAGAAGCCTATGAAGGAGCCTGA
- a CDS encoding SRPBCC domain-containing protein produces the protein MADSDKAVFRVQINGPIEEVWKEITRQDKPQACMFNSQLHTRELKPGEKMQMRTKSGKFVGVVGEILEFDPPRRYAHTFKFTNCDDPPCKVIYDLEQKDGGTQFTMTLEDLPAGTKTAKQMLQGGKLIVNTLKRVVETGKPALGVRLLFVLFRIMEPISPKSQRVENWPL, from the coding sequence ATGGCTGACAGCGACAAGGCTGTGTTCCGGGTTCAAATCAACGGACCCATCGAGGAGGTTTGGAAGGAGATCACCAGGCAGGACAAGCCGCAGGCCTGCATGTTCAACTCGCAATTGCACACCAGGGAACTGAAGCCCGGCGAGAAGATGCAGATGCGCACGAAGAGTGGGAAGTTCGTCGGCGTCGTGGGCGAGATCCTCGAATTCGATCCTCCGCGCCGCTACGCGCACACTTTCAAGTTCACAAACTGCGACGATCCGCCCTGCAAGGTGATCTACGATCTCGAGCAGAAGGATGGTGGCACGCAATTCACAATGACGCTTGAGGACCTTCCAGCCGGAACGAAAACAGCCAAGCAGATGCTTCAGGGCGGAAAGTTAATCGTGAACACCCTGAAGCGCGTTGTGGAGACTGGAAAGCCGGCGCTCGGCGTTCGCCTTCTGTTTGTCCTGTTCCGAATAATGGAGCCCATCTCGCCCAAGAGCCAGCGCGTCGAAAACTGGCCGCTCTGA
- a CDS encoding metalloregulator ArsR/SmtB family transcription factor produces MDATFRALANSDRRRILDILKDSPGCSVNHVAEFFEVSRIQILKHLRFLEDANLVVSRKVGRVRHLYFNPVPIQMIYDRWSTEFSSFWASEMTAMKYRIESQRSDNDG; encoded by the coding sequence ATGGATGCAACGTTCCGGGCGCTCGCCAATTCCGATCGGCGGCGGATTCTGGACATCCTGAAGGACTCGCCCGGTTGCAGCGTCAACCACGTGGCGGAGTTCTTCGAAGTCAGCCGCATCCAGATCCTCAAGCACCTCCGTTTTCTCGAGGACGCCAATCTGGTTGTTTCGCGCAAGGTGGGGAGGGTTCGGCACTTGTACTTCAATCCGGTGCCCATCCAGATGATCTACGATCGCTGGTCCACGGAATTCAGTTCCTTCTGGGCCTCTGAGATGACCGCGATGAAGTACCGAATCGAATCCCAAAGGAGCGACAACGATGGCTGA
- the maf gene encoding septum formation protein Maf: MTQPKIVLASNSPRRRELLARMGIECEVIPSGVDESAIPADHPRTFAIRAAYAKAMDVAQSQSEGTVVIGADTVVTKSLQLYGKPSDAEAARDMLHSLSGDSHQVITGVAVAIAGRPEAMLDSETTDVVFRNLSQREIEDYIATGRVFDKAGAYAIQEEAGGFVDHLEGDYFNVVGLPCALLVRMLSEAIPGSRYRVPAPPERWR; the protein is encoded by the coding sequence ATGACCCAACCGAAGATTGTTCTCGCATCCAACTCGCCGCGCAGGCGTGAACTGCTCGCCCGCATGGGAATCGAATGCGAAGTAATTCCCTCCGGCGTCGACGAATCGGCCATCCCGGCCGATCATCCGCGCACATTCGCCATCCGCGCCGCCTATGCGAAGGCTATGGACGTTGCCCAGTCCCAATCCGAAGGGACCGTCGTGATCGGTGCGGACACCGTGGTGACGAAGAGTCTCCAATTGTATGGCAAGCCCAGCGACGCAGAAGCCGCCCGCGACATGCTGCACAGCCTGAGCGGCGACTCCCACCAGGTCATCACCGGCGTTGCCGTTGCCATTGCTGGCCGGCCCGAAGCGATGCTCGATTCGGAAACCACCGATGTTGTGTTTCGCAATCTATCGCAACGGGAGATTGAAGACTACATCGCGACGGGGCGTGTATTCGACAAGGCCGGAGCCTACGCCATTCAGGAAGAGGCCGGCGGATTCGTCGATCACCTGGAGGGGGATTACTTCAACGTGGTGGGGTTGCCGTGTGCACTGCTTGTGCGGATGTTGTCGGAAGCCATCCCCGGCTCCCGCTACCGCGTTCCCGCGCCGCCCGAGCGCTGGCGCTGA